One genomic segment of Nanoarchaeota archaeon includes these proteins:
- a CDS encoding DNA cytosine methyltransferase — MKKKLRIMSLFAGCGGMDLGFLMAEHPELAYELVWANDFDKTACETYKKNFKHDIICGDIWDVDLEKTPSVDVIVGGFPCQDFSILRGEKRQGFDSKRGLLYTRFVEAVAKKLPLFFVAENVKGLLTAHDGWAIKKIKEDFEKVDHVGYKVCHKLINFADYGVPQNRERVIIVGIRSDIKASFVFPEPTHKDKHVPAKIALLGVETVKLNNEKINIQPSTRKKLELIPAGGNYRSLPGYENRNWMSLIYKRLHPNQPSPTIVANGGGGTWGYHYSEPRPLTNRERARIQTFPDDFEFAGNISEVRKQLGNAVPPQGIKPIAEQLLRAINGVKTA, encoded by the coding sequence ATGAAAAAGAAATTAAGAATAATGTCTTTATTTGCCGGTTGCGGCGGCATGGATTTGGGATTCCTTATGGCTGAACACCCCGAACTGGCTTATGAGCTTGTTTGGGCTAATGATTTTGATAAAACCGCCTGCGAAACATACAAAAAGAATTTTAAGCACGACATAATATGCGGCGACATTTGGGATGTTGACTTAGAGAAGACACCAAGTGTGGATGTAATTGTTGGCGGTTTTCCATGCCAAGATTTTTCAATTCTTAGAGGGGAAAAAAGGCAGGGCTTCGACTCTAAAAGAGGGCTGTTATACACCAGATTTGTAGAAGCAGTTGCCAAAAAACTGCCGTTATTTTTTGTGGCTGAAAATGTTAAGGGGCTGCTTACAGCTCACGATGGATGGGCTATAAAAAAGATAAAAGAAGATTTTGAAAAAGTTGATCATGTCGGCTACAAAGTCTGCCATAAACTGATAAACTTTGCAGATTACGGCGTGCCGCAAAATAGAGAAAGAGTAATAATCGTGGGAATAAGAAGCGACATAAAGGCAAGTTTTGTATTTCCCGAGCCGACGCATAAAGACAAGCATGTTCCTGCAAAAATTGCATTGTTAGGAGTGGAAACTGTGAAACTTAATAATGAAAAGATAAATATTCAGCCTTCGACAAGAAAAAAACTTGAGTTAATTCCAGCAGGCGGCAATTATCGCAGTTTGCCCGGTTATGAAAATAGAAATTGGATGAGTTTAATATATAAGCGGCTTCATCCAAATCAGCCATCCCCAACTATCGTGGCAAACGGAGGAGGAGGAACATGGGGATATCACTATTCAGAGCCAAGACCTTTAACAAACAGGGAGCGGGCAAGAATACAAACATTTCCCGACGATTTTGAATTTGCGGGCAATATTTCCGAAGTTAGAAAGCAGCTGGGCAATGCGGTTCCGCCGCAGGGAATAAAGCCTATTGCTGAACAGCTTCTTAGAGCTATAAATGGTGTTAAAACGGCTTAA
- a CDS encoding very short patch repair endonuclease gives MTDTLTKEQRSRTMSRIRSKWTSQEKKMHNYLKAKKIKHKMHPKIRGSPDSLIYETNTAVFLHGCFWHKCPKCYNEPKSHKDYWLPKIERTVKRDRENEKILKEQGFKVVKIWEHEIKKDAKSCISRLVKKL, from the coding sequence ATGACAGATACACTTACAAAAGAGCAAAGAAGCAGAACAATGTCAAGAATACGAAGTAAATGGACGTCTCAAGAAAAAAAGATGCATAATTATTTGAAAGCCAAAAAAATAAAACATAAGATGCATCCAAAAATAAGAGGGAGTCCAGACAGTCTAATATACGAAACGAATACTGCGGTTTTTCTGCACGGTTGCTTTTGGCACAAATGTCCAAAATGCTATAATGAGCCAAAAAGTCATAAAGACTACTGGTTGCCAAAAATTGAAAGAACTGTAAAAAGAGATAGAGAAAACGAAAAAATCCTTAAAGAACAAGGCTTCAAAGTAGTGAAAATATGGGAACATGAAATCAAGAAAGATGCAAAGTCATGCATCTCAAGGCTGGTTAAAAAGTTATAG
- the rpl12p gene encoding 50S ribosomal protein P1 produces the protein MEYIYTAMLLHSAGQKVDENGVKKVLESAGAKVDDAKVKALVSALDGVNIDEAIAKAAVAQVAAAPAAAGGEAKAEKKEEKKEDTAKKEEEAAAGLGALFG, from the coding sequence ATGGAATATATCTACACTGCAATGCTTCTGCACAGCGCAGGGCAAAAAGTCGATGAAAATGGCGTGAAAAAAGTTCTCGAATCAGCGGGAGCAAAGGTTGATGACGCAAAAGTCAAAGCCCTTGTTTCAGCTCTTGATGGCGTGAACATCGACGAAGCTATCGCAAAGGCAGCAGTCGCACAAGTTGCGGCAGCACCTGCAGCGGCTGGCGGAGAAGCAAAGGCTGAAAAGAAGGAAGAAAAGAAAGAAGACACTGCAAAGAAGGAAGAAGAAGCAGCTGCTGGACTCGGCGCGCTGTTCGGATAA
- a CDS encoding 50S ribosomal protein L10, protein MVQKWKTEKVKDLEKLIESNATVGIVDISKLPSSMLQNIKKGLRGSAEIIVTKKSVIYRAIEASQKKKDKISELTKLKVHIPALIVSTDNPFKLYKKIEKNKSEASAKAGDIAPIDIIVQEGPTNLPPGPAIAEFQKAGIKAAIQGPNIVIKETKTLVKQGEVINEAAAGILGKLNIKPMEICLNVPGIYEGGIVYGKDLLAVDEAAYVNQIVQAYRNAFNLAYNANYLTKDVVLLKLSEAYRNALNLGINATILEKEIIPHLLAKANLQAISVKSTAKIQ, encoded by the coding sequence ATGGTTCAAAAATGGAAAACTGAAAAAGTAAAAGATCTTGAAAAGCTTATTGAATCAAATGCAACTGTCGGGATTGTCGACATAAGCAAGCTTCCTTCTTCGATGCTTCAAAACATAAAAAAGGGATTGCGCGGTTCAGCCGAAATAATCGTCACAAAGAAAAGCGTCATTTACAGGGCAATTGAAGCATCGCAGAAGAAAAAAGACAAAATCAGCGAACTCACAAAACTCAAAGTTCATATTCCTGCATTGATTGTAAGCACAGACAATCCATTCAAGCTATACAAGAAAATCGAAAAGAACAAATCAGAAGCATCGGCAAAAGCAGGAGATATTGCGCCGATAGACATCATAGTTCAAGAAGGCCCGACAAACCTGCCTCCAGGACCTGCAATCGCAGAATTTCAAAAAGCAGGGATAAAAGCAGCAATACAGGGACCTAATATAGTGATCAAAGAAACAAAAACACTAGTAAAACAGGGTGAAGTCATAAACGAAGCCGCTGCAGGAATTCTTGGAAAACTAAATATAAAGCCAATGGAAATATGCCTGAATGTGCCTGGAATATATGAAGGCGGCATTGTCTATGGAAAAGATTTGCTTGCAGTTGATGAAGCCGCTTATGTTAATCAGATTGTGCAGGCATATAGGAATGCTTTCAATCTTGCATATAATGCAAACTACCTCACAAAAGACGTTGTGCTTCTGAAACTATCTGAAGCTTATAGAAATGCACTGAACCTCGGCATAAACGCAACAATCCTTGAAAAGGAAATAATTCCGCACCTGCTTGCAAAGGCAAATCTGCAGGCGATTTCGGTGAAAAGTACTGCAAAGATTCAGTAA
- a CDS encoding 50S ribosomal protein L1, with translation MDISKQLAEIRKQEPKRNFNQTIDVIINLKHYDSKKQENRFVEEVILPEGRGKDVKVGVIGANLVVTAKDKADELINEQRLAQIEGSAKEQKILLRNIDYFISEPQFMARIGKSLGKRLGPKGKMPKPLPGTVDPKPLIERLKKTVRVVVKDAPVISCPIGMEQMNDDALGKNLEAVLAGVEKRLPNGKQNIKAVYLKATMGAPVKLI, from the coding sequence ATGGACATTTCAAAACAGCTCGCGGAAATAAGAAAGCAGGAGCCTAAGAGAAACTTCAACCAGACAATCGACGTAATTATTAATCTTAAGCATTATGACTCAAAAAAACAGGAAAACCGTTTTGTTGAAGAAGTAATTCTTCCAGAAGGCAGAGGCAAAGATGTAAAAGTAGGTGTAATTGGAGCAAACCTCGTAGTCACTGCAAAGGACAAAGCTGATGAACTTATAAATGAACAGAGACTTGCGCAAATAGAGGGAAGTGCAAAAGAGCAGAAGATACTTTTAAGAAATATTGATTATTTCATATCCGAACCGCAGTTTATGGCGCGCATCGGAAAATCCCTCGGTAAGCGGCTTGGTCCTAAAGGAAAAATGCCAAAACCGCTTCCAGGCACAGTTGATCCAAAGCCCTTGATAGAGCGCTTGAAAAAAACAGTAAGGGTTGTTGTAAAAGACGCACCGGTAATAAGCTGCCCGATAGGAATGGAACAAATGAATGATGACGCACTTGGAAAAAACCTTGAAGCAGTTCTTGCAGGAGTTGAAAAGCGCCTTCCGAATGGAAAGCAGAACATAAAGGCGGTTTATTTGAAAGCGACGATGGGCGCGCCGGTAAAATTAATTTAA
- a CDS encoding 50S ribosomal protein L11, with protein MSKTFDVIVDGGKATPGPPLGPGLAPLGVNVKAIVDQINEKTKAFAGIKVPVKVIVDPATKEFSIKVGSPSTAELIKKELKLDKLASKSGIENIADMRIEQAIKIAKMKEDGMLSRNLKNGVKMVVGSCVSLGVLVEGKPAKELVKDIEKGVYDIEITQEKTELSTEELKQIEEEKKTMAEESKARRERFETLAKKTVEEMKGQEAFRIKHKLEELGIPKDIMEMVMPKEAPAGAAAVVGTAPAAKKDTKK; from the coding sequence ATGTCAAAAACATTCGATGTTATAGTTGATGGCGGAAAGGCAACGCCGGGACCGCCTTTAGGTCCGGGACTCGCACCGCTTGGAGTCAATGTAAAGGCAATAGTGGATCAAATCAATGAAAAGACAAAAGCATTTGCTGGAATAAAAGTACCTGTTAAAGTCATAGTTGATCCTGCAACAAAGGAATTCTCAATAAAAGTGGGAAGCCCAAGTACTGCAGAACTTATTAAAAAAGAATTAAAACTTGATAAGCTCGCATCAAAATCAGGTATTGAAAATATCGCAGATATGAGAATCGAACAAGCAATCAAAATCGCAAAGATGAAGGAAGATGGGATGCTTTCACGCAACCTCAAAAACGGCGTAAAGATGGTTGTCGGAAGCTGCGTATCGCTCGGAGTTCTTGTTGAAGGAAAACCTGCAAAAGAACTTGTAAAAGACATAGAAAAAGGCGTTTATGATATTGAAATTACACAGGAAAAAACAGAGCTTTCAACAGAAGAGCTCAAGCAAATCGAAGAAGAAAAGAAGACAATGGCAGAAGAATCAAAAGCAAGACGCGAGAGGTTCGAAACACTTGCAAAGAAGACTGTCGAAGAAATGAAGGGACAGGAAGCATTCAGAATCAAGCACAAACTCGAGGAACTTGGCATACCAAAAGATATAATGGAAATGGTGATGCCGAAGGAAGCGCCTGCTGGAGCAGCGGCTGTGGTAGGTACTGCACCAGCTGCTAAGAAAGATACAAAGAAATAG
- a CDS encoding transcription elongation factor Spt5, whose amino-acid sequence MTILTIRTTVGRERTVLDTLTTKAHMKPVDIKSIFAPAELKGYLFIEGSEEGITDVLRGVPHVRGLINKPVAIEQLETFMKVATKEITMKVNDIVEVIGGPFKHEKAKIVRIDEDKREARIELIESAVPIPITIKLDLLKVIK is encoded by the coding sequence ATGACAATACTCACAATAAGGACAACTGTAGGACGTGAAAGAACTGTACTGGACACACTGACCACAAAAGCCCATATGAAGCCGGTTGACATAAAATCAATATTTGCGCCTGCAGAATTGAAAGGCTATCTTTTCATAGAAGGCTCTGAAGAAGGCATCACAGATGTCCTTCGAGGCGTACCTCATGTTCGCGGCCTGATAAACAAGCCGGTTGCAATAGAGCAGCTTGAAACATTCATGAAAGTCGCAACAAAAGAAATCACAATGAAAGTAAATGATATTGTCGAAGTAATCGGTGGCCCTTTCAAGCACGAAAAAGCAAAGATTGTGCGAATCGATGAAGACAAACGCGAAGCAAGAATCGAGCTCATCGAAAGCGCGGTTCCGATACCGATTACAATTAAATTAGATTTATTGAAAGTGATTAAATGA
- a CDS encoding protein translocase SEC61 complex subunit gamma yields the protein MMPIRDYLQKYIRVLQIMKKPSREEFVAAAKVTGIGALLMGLIGYVIYIIMVAIGAV from the coding sequence ATGATGCCAATCAGAGATTATTTGCAAAAATATATCCGCGTGCTCCAAATTATGAAGAAACCAAGCCGTGAGGAATTCGTGGCAGCTGCAAAGGTTACGGGAATAGGTGCGCTTTTAATGGGATTAATTGGATATGTGATTTACATTATCATGGTGGCTATCGGCGCAGTATAA
- the prf1 gene encoding peptide chain release factor aRF-1: protein MRGRHTDLVSIYIPKGYNINEIRNLVFNEAATAENIKSRTTRKNVTTALERAGQKLKNYKVTPENGLAILCGNISENEGQTDMRIWEIIPPEPVTTRIYRCDQTFVLEPLQDMIRERENYGLISIDTHEATVAFLRGKAISVAVKKTSHVPGKQRKGGQSSIRFSRIREEILFKFMKDFGDLVNKTFEVEKDIVGIIVGGPGQIKDEFVNGNFLFESVKKKILGIKDTGYAGEDGLRELVERSSDILKEASVMKEKEILNKFFEHLKKDTRLVTYGFLEVEKAMSIGAVDTLIVSEGFEFKAYSIKCTACSHEDEIVKRAEHAPTFCPKCSAQITPDEIDVFAKLEELAKNTGAKFELVSVETQEGAQFIQLGGIGAILRYVVE, encoded by the coding sequence ATGCGCGGCAGGCACACTGATCTTGTGAGCATATACATTCCGAAAGGTTACAATATAAACGAGATAAGAAACCTCGTATTCAACGAGGCGGCGACTGCAGAAAACATAAAATCTCGAACAACACGAAAAAATGTAACAACCGCTCTTGAAAGAGCGGGCCAGAAGCTGAAGAACTATAAAGTCACGCCGGAAAATGGCCTGGCCATACTTTGCGGCAATATTTCTGAGAACGAAGGCCAAACAGACATGCGCATCTGGGAAATCATTCCGCCTGAACCGGTAACCACGCGCATTTACAGATGCGATCAGACATTTGTGCTTGAGCCGCTTCAGGACATGATACGCGAGCGGGAAAACTACGGCTTGATTTCAATTGACACCCATGAAGCCACTGTCGCATTCCTTCGCGGAAAAGCAATAAGCGTAGCTGTCAAAAAAACATCGCACGTGCCCGGAAAACAGAGAAAAGGAGGACAATCAAGCATCCGTTTCTCGCGAATAAGAGAAGAGATTCTTTTCAAATTCATGAAAGACTTCGGGGATCTTGTGAACAAGACTTTTGAAGTAGAAAAAGACATTGTCGGAATAATTGTCGGAGGTCCGGGACAAATAAAAGACGAATTCGTTAACGGCAACTTTCTTTTTGAATCCGTAAAGAAAAAAATACTCGGAATAAAAGATACGGGTTATGCAGGAGAAGACGGATTGCGCGAGCTTGTCGAGCGCTCAAGCGACATCCTAAAAGAAGCATCAGTGATGAAAGAAAAGGAAATCCTGAACAAATTCTTCGAGCACCTGAAAAAAGACACGCGGCTTGTAACCTATGGGTTTCTCGAAGTTGAAAAAGCGATGTCTATCGGCGCTGTTGATACATTGATTGTTTCGGAAGGCTTTGAATTCAAAGCGTATTCCATCAAATGCACGGCCTGCAGCCATGAAGATGAGATTGTTAAACGAGCAGAGCATGCTCCAACATTCTGCCCTAAATGCAGCGCGCAAATAACGCCTGATGAAATTGACGTATTTGCAAAACTCGAAGAGCTGGCGAAAAACACCGGCGCGAAATTCGAGCTAGTATCTGTAGAAACGCAGGAAGGCGCGCAATTTATACAGTTGGGCGGAATTGGCGCCATATTAAGATATGTAGTGGAATAA
- the topA gene encoding DNA topoisomerase I: protein MSYELLIAEKPNAADRISASIADGKRAVKSIKSVKYYEITRNGKTIVVVPAVGHIFGLKQKSGTWTYPVFDVEWLPTFKISKDAAYVKNYYDTLKALAKDADSFVVGTDFDIEGEVIAYNILRFICKVNDAKRMKYSTLTKAELEKSYDNASPHIERDLANAGVTRHILDYYFGINVSRALTLAMKSAGKYKIMSSGRVQGPTLKILADKELAIKAFKSTPFWQIELQAKDFSALYENEKIISQSSKLFEQGSKIEKEADAKKIVEECTGKDAIVSKVNKKTVMHKPPEPFNLTDLQTEAYRTFKLSPKMTQEIAQKLYEAALISYPRTSSQKLPAVLNLRSILENLAKQAEYAQIAKIVLSKKTLVPNEGQKTDEAHPAIHPTGEAPKSLNPYEKKVYDLVVKRFIATFGDAALNENIAAKLNIGPHIFNASGKRNVEPNWYLLYAPYSKNKDVILPPLTEGQKIDVKKLNLLAKETEPPRRYTPASIIREMERLNIGTKATRAEIVNNLVLRGYVKGTPIEVSDLGLKTSSVLEKYLPEIVSVELTRRFEDEIADIEKKKRLPKDVLSEAEAELTSELSKFRLKEKEVGGALLIALNETAAVENIVGICPACGKDLRVIVSKMTKKRFVGCSGYADGCRTSYPLPQVGMLKTTKDICKECNSPIVKIISKGKRPWILCIDPKCKTKDAWNNNKSKTVQTAVPENKATWDIASSKQKTESNRINSK, encoded by the coding sequence ATGTCATACGAGCTTCTGATTGCCGAAAAACCGAATGCTGCAGATAGAATTTCTGCCTCAATCGCCGATGGAAAGCGCGCAGTAAAATCCATCAAATCAGTCAAATACTACGAAATCACGCGCAATGGAAAGACAATCGTAGTTGTGCCTGCAGTCGGCCACATATTTGGCTTAAAGCAGAAAAGCGGCACCTGGACCTACCCGGTTTTTGACGTCGAATGGCTGCCGACTTTCAAGATTTCAAAAGACGCCGCCTATGTCAAGAACTATTATGATACGCTAAAAGCGCTTGCAAAAGACGCTGACAGCTTTGTTGTCGGAACAGACTTTGATATAGAAGGCGAAGTCATCGCATACAACATCCTGCGATTCATCTGCAAAGTCAATGATGCAAAGAGGATGAAATACTCCACGCTTACAAAAGCAGAACTTGAAAAATCCTACGACAATGCAAGCCCGCACATCGAACGCGACCTTGCCAATGCCGGCGTTACACGGCATATTCTTGATTATTATTTCGGCATAAATGTATCGCGCGCACTCACACTTGCAATGAAAAGCGCCGGCAAATACAAAATAATGAGTTCCGGCAGAGTGCAGGGACCTACTTTGAAAATTCTTGCAGACAAAGAGCTTGCAATAAAAGCATTCAAATCGACTCCCTTCTGGCAGATTGAGCTCCAAGCAAAAGACTTCTCTGCGCTTTATGAAAACGAAAAAATCATCTCGCAAAGCTCGAAGCTTTTTGAGCAAGGCTCAAAAATCGAAAAAGAAGCTGACGCAAAGAAAATAGTTGAAGAATGCACTGGAAAAGACGCGATTGTCTCTAAAGTTAATAAAAAGACAGTAATGCACAAGCCTCCGGAGCCATTCAACCTGACAGACCTTCAGACAGAAGCTTACAGAACATTTAAACTATCCCCAAAAATGACACAGGAAATAGCGCAAAAACTATATGAAGCAGCGCTTATCAGCTATCCGCGAACATCGTCGCAAAAGCTGCCGGCAGTGCTTAATCTCAGGAGCATTCTTGAAAATCTCGCAAAACAGGCAGAATATGCGCAAATCGCAAAAATCGTTCTGTCAAAGAAAACGCTTGTTCCGAATGAGGGCCAAAAAACAGACGAAGCGCACCCTGCAATACACCCGACCGGCGAGGCTCCAAAGTCCCTGAACCCCTATGAAAAGAAGGTCTACGACCTTGTTGTAAAGCGCTTTATTGCAACATTCGGCGACGCCGCATTAAACGAAAACATAGCGGCAAAACTAAATATCGGCCCGCACATATTCAACGCATCCGGAAAAAGAAATGTTGAGCCGAATTGGTATTTGCTTTACGCGCCGTATTCAAAAAACAAGGACGTCATTCTTCCGCCTCTAACAGAAGGGCAGAAAATCGATGTGAAAAAGCTCAATCTTCTTGCAAAAGAAACAGAGCCTCCGCGAAGGTACACGCCGGCATCAATTATTCGCGAGATGGAACGGCTGAATATTGGAACAAAGGCGACGCGCGCGGAAATCGTCAACAACCTGGTGCTGCGCGGCTATGTAAAAGGCACGCCAATCGAAGTAAGTGACCTTGGCCTGAAGACAAGCAGCGTACTTGAAAAATACCTGCCCGAGATTGTTTCTGTTGAACTCACGCGCAGGTTTGAAGATGAGATAGCAGATATTGAAAAAAAGAAAAGATTGCCAAAAGACGTGCTTTCAGAAGCAGAAGCAGAACTGACAAGCGAACTTTCAAAATTCAGGCTTAAGGAAAAAGAGGTCGGAGGCGCGCTTCTTATAGCATTAAATGAAACCGCTGCAGTTGAAAATATTGTAGGCATTTGCCCTGCTTGCGGAAAAGACCTTCGAGTGATTGTTTCCAAAATGACAAAAAAACGCTTTGTCGGATGTTCGGGATATGCAGACGGATGCAGAACATCATATCCGCTGCCGCAGGTTGGCATGCTCAAGACAACAAAGGATATCTGCAAAGAATGCAATTCGCCGATAGTGAAAATTATTTCCAAAGGCAAACGGCCGTGGATTCTATGCATTGACCCGAAGTGCAAGACAAAGGATGCATGGAATAACAACAAATCAAAAACTGTGCAAACTGCCGTGCCCGAAAATAAGGCTACATGGGATATTGCTTCTTCTAAGCAAAAGACAGAAAGCAATAGAATTAATTCAAAGTGA
- a CDS encoding Holliday junction resolvase, translated as MYKKGYAFERALKLHLESDGWTVIRSGGSKKPDLVCARNGKILIIECKSTASDIIYLNKAEVRHLEKVAEEFGGECVYCIKRDNAGWRLVPITELVEADKNFVLRLKD; from the coding sequence ATGTACAAAAAAGGCTATGCATTTGAGCGCGCGTTGAAACTGCATCTTGAATCCGACGGCTGGACAGTAATCCGTTCGGGCGGAAGCAAAAAGCCTGATTTAGTCTGTGCAAGAAATGGCAAAATCCTGATAATCGAGTGCAAATCAACTGCATCAGATATTATTTATCTTAACAAAGCAGAAGTCCGGCATCTTGAGAAAGTCGCAGAAGAATTCGGAGGCGAATGCGTCTATTGTATCAAGCGCGACAATGCCGGCTGGCGGCTTGTTCCGATAACTGAACTTGTAGAGGCCGATAAGAATTTTGTGTTAAGGCTGAAGGATTAA
- a CDS encoding HaeII family restriction endonuclease: protein MKSKIALDKIIRKSRVHLYKPIQIAEILHHYRSENSANPSDFESYKNISKKWRDEVSRRLIGRVSTSSQKFQDNLFEPNAMPPEFLRELAEFNKKNGGLVENYIYHRLQERLSMVLGAYRYIDSATPKTFGLDEFLSLFAQNPGLKRSVDKAYEITVYALFSAIVRALNAEVSISIKDSNEEILSDFKDFIKLTLGLSKNKKRISMPAKLFRAGVTNAADRGLDMWSNFGPAVQVKHVSLSEELAEDVSDTISADKIILVCLDAEAKTVNTVMKQLPFSSRIQGIITFSNLKEWYALCLSQKYESSLGKPLISDLKREFNSEFPTTTEIAPFLKERGYDIKQLKGKWSLQANPL from the coding sequence ATTAAAAGCAAAATTGCGCTGGATAAAATTATAAGAAAGAGCAGAGTTCATTTATACAAGCCCATACAGATTGCGGAAATTCTGCACCATTATAGGAGCGAAAATAGCGCAAATCCTTCTGATTTTGAATCCTATAAAAATATCAGCAAAAAATGGAGAGATGAGGTCAGCAGAAGGCTTATCGGAAGAGTTTCCACATCATCTCAAAAATTCCAAGACAATCTTTTCGAGCCTAACGCAATGCCGCCGGAATTTCTCAGGGAACTGGCGGAATTCAACAAAAAAAACGGAGGGCTTGTCGAAAACTACATATACCACAGGCTTCAGGAAAGGCTATCGATGGTGCTCGGCGCATATAGATATATTGATTCCGCAACGCCGAAAACTTTCGGGCTTGATGAGTTCCTATCATTATTTGCGCAAAATCCCGGCTTAAAGAGAAGCGTGGACAAAGCGTATGAAATAACCGTTTACGCGCTGTTCAGCGCGATTGTGCGCGCATTAAATGCGGAAGTCAGCATATCAATAAAAGATTCTAATGAAGAGATTTTAAGCGATTTTAAGGATTTCATTAAATTGACGCTCGGGCTTTCGAAAAATAAAAAGAGAATAAGCATGCCTGCAAAGCTATTTCGAGCGGGCGTCACCAACGCGGCCGACAGAGGCTTAGATATGTGGTCTAATTTCGGGCCTGCTGTTCAAGTAAAGCATGTTTCTTTGAGCGAGGAATTGGCGGAAGACGTTTCTGACACAATAAGCGCGGACAAAATAATATTGGTTTGCCTTGACGCTGAAGCAAAAACAGTAAACACAGTTATGAAGCAACTGCCTTTTAGCAGCAGGATTCAAGGAATAATAACATTTTCCAATTTGAAAGAATGGTATGCGCTATGCCTCTCGCAAAAGTATGAATCTTCTTTGGGAAAGCCCCTTATTTCCGATTTAAAAAGAGAATTCAATTCTGAGTTTCCGACAACAACTGAAATCGCGCCTTTCTTGAAGGAAAGAGGATATGACATAAAACAGCTTAAAGGAAAATGGTCGCTGCAGGCAAATCCATTATAA
- a CDS encoding DNA cytosine methyltransferase, which translates to MERAFKFIDLFAGIGGIRIPFEELGGLCVFSSEFDSAAQKMYEANFGEMPKGDITKIPSSEIPDHDLLLAGFPCQPFSIIGKGLGFADTRGTLFFEIERILKEKEPEAFLLENVKRLASHDKGRTFKAILFKLEQLGYQTHWKVLNALDYGLPQKRERVIIVGFKKNYPFTFPEPLKREARLIEIIESHDMVDKKYFASEDIVKKRLAKIGEKKVPKPSIWHENKEGHIGVHEYSCALRSGASHNYLLVDGIRRLTPREQLLLQGFPKSFKMAVPDAQIKKLAGNSVPVNMIREVAKRMIAAMRSEPLPAIIATKNGCKQTSLQMVMSY; encoded by the coding sequence ATGGAGCGAGCGTTTAAATTCATAGATCTTTTTGCGGGAATCGGCGGCATTAGGATTCCTTTTGAAGAATTGGGAGGTTTGTGCGTATTTTCTTCTGAATTTGATTCTGCGGCTCAAAAAATGTATGAAGCGAACTTTGGGGAAATGCCAAAAGGAGACATCACCAAAATACCTTCAAGCGAAATTCCGGATCATGACCTGCTGCTTGCGGGCTTTCCATGCCAGCCATTTAGCATAATTGGCAAGGGGTTAGGATTTGCGGATACTCGAGGAACATTATTTTTCGAAATTGAGAGAATATTGAAAGAAAAGGAGCCGGAAGCATTTTTGCTGGAAAACGTTAAACGGCTCGCAAGCCATGACAAAGGAAGAACGTTCAAAGCAATACTGTTTAAGCTCGAACAATTGGGGTATCAGACTCATTGGAAAGTATTAAATGCGCTGGATTATGGGCTGCCTCAAAAAAGAGAGCGGGTTATTATTGTCGGATTTAAGAAAAACTATCCATTTACGTTTCCTGAGCCATTAAAAAGGGAAGCGCGCCTAATCGAAATTATAGAATCGCACGATATGGTGGATAAAAAGTATTTTGCTTCCGAGGATATTGTTAAAAAAAGATTGGCTAAAATCGGAGAAAAGAAAGTCCCGAAGCCGTCTATCTGGCACGAAAACAAAGAAGGCCATATAGGAGTTCATGAATATTCGTGCGCCCTGAGATCTGGAGCATCGCATAATTATTTGCTGGTGGATGGAATACGGCGCCTCACCCCAAGAGAGCAGCTTTTGCTGCAAGGATTTCCAAAAAGCTTCAAAATGGCTGTTCCGGACGCGCAGATAAAGAAGCTTGCCGGAAACAGCGTTCCTGTGAATATGATTCGAGAAGTGGCAAAAAGAATGATTGCGGCAATGCGATCCGAGCCGCTTCCGGCCATAATCGCGACTAAAAATGGCTGCAAACAAACTTCATTGCAAATGGTGATGTCTTATTAA